A stretch of the Schistocerca serialis cubense isolate TAMUIC-IGC-003099 chromosome 2, iqSchSeri2.2, whole genome shotgun sequence genome encodes the following:
- the LOC126456257 gene encoding ankyrin repeat domain-containing protein 65-like has protein sequence MMAAKKWTVEEVFRWTPVRFAEETGSWEWIEKMLQSGMSAKDLTVTTRRLSIVETGASLMRDVCSAGHLQLLRLALSVDAKLASALLDGCGSTPLHVAAANRRDAAVRLLLEAGADYEVRDGRGRTPLHAAAASGSVHALRLLLDAGGDPESRDSEGKTAVHLACEEGHTSVLMALYKRGVSRSLVKMQLLLSGESGNVEGVRLALKHTSSWGGAWSELHTVAIKGSGTAVRTLLAAGLDPNARDANGDTPLHAVAAAGCPGAAEALLEAGADVDAADSSGSTPLHYAVRAGNLGVARVLLAAGADVEARDAEGDTPLLRAAARGCADAVAAFVAAGARTDAANAAGRTAAQVARLLGHSGLISGLLDRTHNSHIAEGIPVAAFRR, from the coding sequence ATGATGGCAGCCAAGAAGTGGACAGTAGAGGAGGTATTCAGGTGGACTCCTGTACGCTTCGCAGAAGAGACTGGCTCCTGGGAATGGATCGAGAAAATGCTGCAAAGTGGCATGTCTGCAAAGGATCTCACTGTCACTACGAGAAGGCTGTCCATCGTAGAGACAGGAGCTTCCCTGATGCGCGACGTCTGCTCAGCAGGCCACCTGCAGCTGCTGAGGCTGGCGTTGTCGGTGGACGCGAAGCTGGCATCGGCGCTTCTGGACGGGTGTGGGTCGACCCCCCTGCACGTGGCGGCAGCCAACAGGCGCGACGCGGCGGTACGGCTGCTGCTGGAGGCGGGCGCCGACTACGAGGTGAGAGACGGCCGCGGACGCACGCCCCTCCACGCCGCCGCCGCCAGTGGCAGCGTCCACGCCCTCCGGCTGCTCCTGGATGCCGGTGGCGATCCGGAGAGCCGGGACTCTGAAGGAAAAACGGCGGTGCACCTCGCCTGCGAAGAAGGCCACACGAGCGTCCTGATGGCGCTGTACAAGAGGGGCGTGTCCCGCAGTCTAGTCAAGATGCAGCTGCTCTTGTCGGGCGAAAGTGGCAACGTAGAGGGAGTACGACTCGCGCTGAAGCATACGTCTAGCTGGGGCGGCGCGTGGAGCGAGCTGCACACCGTGGCCATCAAGGGTAGTGGCACGGCAGTGAGGACTCTACTGGCTGCAGGCTTGGACCCGAACGCCCGCGACGCCAACGGCGACACCCCGCTGCACGCCGTGGCGGCCGCGGGCTgcccgggggcggcggaggcgctgTTGGAGGCCGGCGCAGACGTGGACGCGGCCGACTCGAGCGGCTCGACGCCGCTGCACTACGCGGTGCGCGCTGGAAACCTGGGGGTGGCGCGCGTGCTGCTGGCCGCGGGCGCCGACGTGGAGGCGCGCGACGCCGAGGGCGACACGCCGCTGCTGCGCGCCGCCGCCAGGGGCTGCGCCGACGCCGTGGCCGCGTTCGTCGCCGCCGGTGCCAGGACCGACGCTGCGAACGCCGCCGGCAGGACCGCCGCCCAGGTGGCCAGGCTGCTAGGCCACAGTGGGCTCATCAGCGGCCTGCTGGATCGCACACACAACAGCCACATAGCAGAAGGAATACCGGTTGCGGCGTTTCGACGTTAA